The genomic interval GTTCACATCGCATTTAACGAAGACCACTGGGATCACGTTAGTATTTCGAGCGGCACCCTGACTTGGAAGACGACTCCAAAATCGCATTAGGCGAAATAAAAAACTCGGTTTATACACTACCTTGAATGGTCACACGGTACATTTTACCCGGCGTTATAATGATTAAACCTTTCATTTCCAACTCCAAGAGAACGATAGGCAGTTTATTCGGTTGGACCTTGGATTGATTTAGGATACCGTCAATACTTATCATTCCCCCTTCCTTCACGATATTGTAAACAGTTTGTTCGACGTCACTCAATCGTATATGGGCTACTTTTTCTTCCTCTTTCTCCGCACGGTTCACTGGCTGCCAATCCATCAAGTAACCTAAGTCCTCTGCACTTGTTATCAAGTGAGCACGATGACTTTTTATCAAAAGATTGCACCCGGCAGAATATTCATTGCCAATGTTTCCAGGAAAAGCACATACATCGCGGTCATAACTATTGGCCAGTTCAGCTGTGATCAAAGCCCCACCACGTTTAGCAGCTTCAACTACTACTGTCACGTCGGCTAAACCCGCTACAATTCGGTTTCTTTGCGGAAAATGCTTCGGATCAGCTGGCGTATCTGAAGGAAACTCAGAAAGTAATCCTCCGTTATCCAACATTTTCACAGCAATATTACGGTGAACGGAAGGGTATATTGTATGCAGACCATGACCAAGAACACCGACAGTCGGGATCCGGTGATCAAGACTTGTTTTGTGAGCACAGACATCGATACCGTAAGCCAGACCACTGACAACCAACACGTTGTAATCGCTTAATTTTTCAATCAGCTCTTCACAAAGCATCCGCCCATAAGGTGTGGCCTTCCTGCTTCCAACCACACTTACAATACGCGCTGAATCTAGATCTGCATTTCCGCGATAATAAAACACCATGGGTGCATCGGGGCATTCGCGTAAGCGCTTCGGATAAGACTTATCCGTATAAGAATAGATCTTAATTTGATGCTTTTCTACAAACAAGAGCTCTTTTTCCGCTCTCTTATAAGCTTCAGATTTACCAGCTATTATCTTAGCTGATAAGACTTTCCCCACACCACTTATTTGTTGAAGCTCATCGGCTGAAGCCTCAATAACCGCCTTAGGCGACCCAAAATAATCAATTAAATTCCGTTGTGTGATCGAACCAACACCGGCTATAAAATCGAGTGCCAGTGCATCAAGCTCAGAAGAATTAACATGCATGATAACCGAGAAATAAAATCAGTAGAAAGGGATGTATACGATATATTTAGTTTCAAAAAAGTCTTCGTTGAAATAATCAGCGATCGGAACTAAGCTCGCCTCCAAGTTTGACTCACGAATCTCTTCCCGAAGATCTCCGCCCTTAAGGTATAAGATACCATTTGGAATGGCATTTTTCGACTGTTTTGTGACTTTATCTTTTACCCAAGGATAAAAATCTTTCAATCGGGTTACCGCACGAGATACAATAAAATCAAATCTTCCTTCGACAGCCTCTGCCCTTGCATGTAGGCCTTTTAGGTTTTTTAAACCGATAGATGAAGCTACTTCATTGACAACTTTAATTTTTTTGCCTATCGAATCTACCAGTAAGAATTCAGTTTCCGGAAACAGAATCGCTAGTGGCAATCCGGGGAAACCTCCACCCGTTCCGACATCCAATATTTTTTCACCTGGCTTAAATTCCACGTACTTCGCAATGGCTAACGAATGCAAAACGTGTCGCACATAGAGACTATCAACGTCTTTTCTGGATATGACATTAATCTTTGCATTCCAATCGCGATAGCAATCTTCCAACATATCAAATTGCTTTTTCTGCACCTCCGTCAGATTCGGAAAATACTTATAAACAACCTCAGAATTCGTATTCAAAATCAAAAAAATTAAATGCTTATTTCCAACGTGTCTCTTTTTTAAAGAGCGAGAAAAACCCGTTGAAAGTGGTATAAAAATAGAAAAATATATCCATTATCGGTAAAAGAGGAAGCAAATCACCTACCTGGAGCTTTTTCATGCAGGGCCGATAAATTACAAGCTGGATCAGCAGACGTAATACATAAGCACCCGCCAAATAATACCACCACTCAGGGTATAAAAATAAACAAAGTATCAGAAACAGGTAAAAAGTAACAGCTGAGCCCACTTGCATGCTCAGCATCCATTTATGGCCTGTTTTATATGCTTCTGATGCCCCGTGATGACGAGTTTTCTGCAATGCGTAAGAGGAGTAAGTCCGTTTCGGCTCACTCCAAACATGCGCATCCGAATCAATGCAAATCGTGGTATTGTGCCGATTTGCATTTTGGTTGACAAATAAATCATCGTCTCCAGACAAAATATGCATATGTGAAGCAAAACCTTTCCCCTTAAAAAACAGACTTTTGGTATAAGCAAGGTTACGCCCTACCCCCATATAAGGATTACGTTTTAACGCATGTGAAAGATAGCTAATTGCGGTATGAAAAGTTTCAAAGCGGATAAAGCGGTTCAGAAAACCCGGATGCTTTATATACGGGGAATAACCGAGCACAATCTCCTTGTCCCCCTCAAAAGAGTTACCCATATACCGAAGCCAGTGAGCAGATTGCGGGCGACAGTCCGCATCGGTAAATACCATTAGATTATTCTTGGCAGCCTTAATGCCCATTGTTACTGCGAATTTTTTACCATGTTTAAAGCGTACGTCTTCTTTCAGGGTCACTACATTTAAATGGGCGTATTTTTGTGAAAACTCCTTCAGCACCCATTCGCTATCGTCATATGAACAATCATTGACCACGACAACCTCATAATCTGGATAATCCTGTGTAAGTACCAATTCAAGATTTTCTTTTAGGTTCTCCTCCTCATTTCTTGCGCAAATTACGACGGAAAGCGGAGGTGTCTGAGCTCCATCGGGAAGCCCCTGCACTTTTCTTGTCGCTAATTTTCGATAAACGAACAAAAGAAAATAAAGTTGAACCAAAAGAGCAAACGCCAACACCGCCAGAGGCCAAAAAGGAAGGTAATTATCAATCGTTATATCCAAAACCAGTCATTTAGCAATAAACACCTCAAATATAACCATGTATTTTTGTTATTTTTGCAAGCCGACAAGATAATTAAAGTCCATGAAATTTACGCTGGAAGCAAAAGACAGTCAAAGCAAAGCACGAGCCGGAGAAATTGAAACAGCTCATGGCAATATCAAAACGCCTATTTTCATGCCGGTGGGAACTGCGGGTTCCGTTAAGGCAGTACACCAAAGCGAGCTAATCAACGATATCCAAGCTCAAATTATCTTAGGAAATACCTATCATTTATACCTGAGGCCGGGACTGGATGTGATTCAAGCTGCCGGAGGGCTCCACAAATTCAATGGCTGGAATAAGCCTATATTAACCGATAGTGGTGGTTACCAGGTTTATTCCTTAACGGAAGTCCGAAAAATAAAAGAAGAAGGCGTTACCTTCCGCTCCCATATCGACGGCTCCAAACACTTGTTTACCCCTGAAAACGTCATGGATATTCAACGGGTGATCGGCGCAGATATCATCATGGCATTTGACGAATGTACGCCCTATCCTTGTGATTACACCTATGCGCGAAAGTCGGTCGATATGACTCACCGTTGGTTAAAGCGCTGTTGCGATCGCTTTGATCAAACGGAGCCTCTATACGGGTATAAGCAAACACTTTTTCCTATCGTACAAGGTTCGGTTTATAAAGATCTGAGAGAAAAATCGGCGGAAACCATTGCTTCCTACGAACGCGATGGCAATGCCATTGGCGGACT from Pedobacter indicus carries:
- the dprA gene encoding DNA-processing protein DprA encodes the protein MHVNSSELDALALDFIAGVGSITQRNLIDYFGSPKAVIEASADELQQISGVGKVLSAKIIAGKSEAYKRAEKELLFVEKHQIKIYSYTDKSYPKRLRECPDAPMVFYYRGNADLDSARIVSVVGSRKATPYGRMLCEELIEKLSDYNVLVVSGLAYGIDVCAHKTSLDHRIPTVGVLGHGLHTIYPSVHRNIAVKMLDNGGLLSEFPSDTPADPKHFPQRNRIVAGLADVTVVVEAAKRGGALITAELANSYDRDVCAFPGNIGNEYSAGCNLLIKSHRAHLITSAEDLGYLMDWQPVNRAEKEEEKVAHIRLSDVEQTVYNIVKEGGMISIDGILNQSKVQPNKLPIVLLELEMKGLIIITPGKMYRVTIQGSV
- the tgt gene encoding tRNA guanosine(34) transglycosylase Tgt, producing MKFTLEAKDSQSKARAGEIETAHGNIKTPIFMPVGTAGSVKAVHQSELINDIQAQIILGNTYHLYLRPGLDVIQAAGGLHKFNGWNKPILTDSGGYQVYSLTEVRKIKEEGVTFRSHIDGSKHLFTPENVMDIQRVIGADIIMAFDECTPYPCDYTYARKSVDMTHRWLKRCCDRFDQTEPLYGYKQTLFPIVQGSVYKDLREKSAETIASYERDGNAIGGLSVGEPAEEMYAMTEVVCNILPADKPRYLMGVGTPVNLLENIALGIDMFDCVMPTRNGRNGMLFTKEGIINIKNKKWESDFSPIDATSDLFADQIYTKAYLRHLIRSKEILGAQIASLHNLHFYLWLMGEARKHIVNDTFYDWKKEMVVKLDQKL
- the rsmG gene encoding 16S rRNA (guanine(527)-N(7))-methyltransferase RsmG, which gives rise to MNTNSEVVYKYFPNLTEVQKKQFDMLEDCYRDWNAKINVISRKDVDSLYVRHVLHSLAIAKYVEFKPGEKILDVGTGGGFPGLPLAILFPETEFLLVDSIGKKIKVVNEVASSIGLKNLKGLHARAEAVEGRFDFIVSRAVTRLKDFYPWVKDKVTKQSKNAIPNGILYLKGGDLREEIRESNLEASLVPIADYFNEDFFETKYIVYIPFY
- a CDS encoding glycosyltransferase, which produces MDITIDNYLPFWPLAVLAFALLVQLYFLLFVYRKLATRKVQGLPDGAQTPPLSVVICARNEEENLKENLELVLTQDYPDYEVVVVNDCSYDDSEWVLKEFSQKYAHLNVVTLKEDVRFKHGKKFAVTMGIKAAKNNLMVFTDADCRPQSAHWLRYMGNSFEGDKEIVLGYSPYIKHPGFLNRFIRFETFHTAISYLSHALKRNPYMGVGRNLAYTKSLFFKGKGFASHMHILSGDDDLFVNQNANRHNTTICIDSDAHVWSEPKRTYSSYALQKTRHHGASEAYKTGHKWMLSMQVGSAVTFYLFLILCLFLYPEWWYYLAGAYVLRLLIQLVIYRPCMKKLQVGDLLPLLPIMDIFFYFYTTFNGFFSLFKKETRWK